The proteins below come from a single Garra rufa chromosome 25, GarRuf1.0, whole genome shotgun sequence genomic window:
- the lactb gene encoding serine beta-lactamase-like protein LACTB, mitochondrial isoform X1 has protein sequence MSRLLCLSRGLICTCKYSVPKSEPFVSLLTSRVKFRDQLLKRLVSTGRGPVSTSYNNRHPVLWLFGIGTGFVLALGLKYRDSASEHCECNVGKTHRPQSAFKYTAAIETSRDLLQRIKVQDEVGAPGMVIGVSVDGSHVWYEGVGYSDLENRVHCGPDTVMRIASISKPLTAAAVARLWEDGKIDLDAPVQKYVPEFPQKQYEGQNVTITPRMLLSHLSGIRHYEKDGNKVREDKEKAKRLLKPTEKKEEKGSEENKEKPKSQDISAKSKEAKGGRKKKEFEQEEYYLKDSFENVIQALDLFKDDPLIFKPGTTFLYSTHAYTLLSAVVERVAGQRFLDHMMRMFRELGMLNTVPDENDPIIYNRSRFYRLNKKGRVVNCPYVDNSYKWAGGGFLSTVGDLLLFGNALLYSYQMAELNNTDGLLPGFLRPHTAKAIWAPVDKTEASWDKDGLYAQGWLVVEKQQKYGQCCSRRHYVSHTGGAVGASSVLLVLPRESGHISSQTRIPPQGVVVTIITNMQSVGLNNTALKIAQEFDKARDDEIS, from the exons ATGTCTCGGTTGCTGTGTTTATCACGGGGTCTCATATGCACATGTAAATACAGTGTTCCGAAATCCGAGCCCTTTGTGTCTTTGTTGACATCCAGAGTGAAGTTCAGAGATCAGCTGCTGAAGAGATTGGTTTCAACAGGCAGAGGACCTGTCAGCACATCCTACAACAACCGACACCCGGTCTTATGGCTGTTCGGTATCGGGACGGGTTTTGTTCTGGCCCTAGGGCTGAAATATCGTGATTCTGCGTCTGAACACTGTGAATGTAACGTAGGGAAAACACACAGACCGCAGTCTGCCTTCAAATATACAGCCGCTATAGAAACCAGTAGAGACCTGCTGCAGCGGATAAAGGTACAG GATGAAGTTGGAGCTCCTGGGATGGTTATCGGAGTCTCTGTGGATGGCAGCCATGTTTGGTATGAAG GAGTTGGCTATTCAGATCTAGAAAACAGAGTGCATTGTGGTCCAGACACAGTGATGAGAATCGCCAGCATCAGTAAACCTCTGACCGCAGCTGCCGTCGCCAGACTCTGGGAGGACGGCAAGATAGATCTAGATGCTCCTGTCCAAAAATACGTCCCAGAGTTCCCACAGAAGCAATATGAAGGACAGAAT GTCACAATAACGCCCAGGATGCTTCTGTCCCACTTGAGTGGCATCCGTCACTATGAAAAAGATGGCAATAAAGTGCGAGAGGACAAGGAGAAAGCCAAGCGCCTTCTGAAGCCCACAGAGAAGAAAGAAGAGAAGGGCTCAGAGGAAAACAAAGAGAAGCCTAAATCGCAGGACATCAGTGCTAAAAGCAAAGAGGCCAAAGGAGGCCGGAAGAAAAAAGAGTTTGAGCAGGAGGAGTATTACCTCAAAGACAGCTTTGAGAACGTCATCCAGGCTCTGGATTTATTCAAAGACGATCCTCTGATTTTTAAACCTG GTACTACGTTCCTGTATTCGACGCATGCCTACACCTTGCTGAGCGCTGTGGTGGAGAGAGTAGCAGGGCAGCGCTTCCTCGACCACATGATGAGGATGTTTCGAGAGCTGGGCATGCTGAACACTGTACCAGATGAAAATGACCCCATCATATACAATCGCTCCAG ATTCTACCGCTTGAATAAAAAGGGTCGTGTTGTGAACTGCCCCTATGTGGACAATTCGTACAAGTGGGCAGGAGGTGGATTTCTGTCCACTGTGGGCGACCTTCTGCTGTTCGGTAACGCGCTGCTCTACAGCTATCAGATGGCTGAACTGAACAACACAGACGGGCTGCTTCCTGGCTTCCTCAGACCCCACACGGCCAAAGCCATATGGGCACCGGTGGACAAAACGGAGGCGTCGTGGGACAAAGACGGACTGTACGCCCAGGGCTGGCTGGTGGTGGAGAAACAGCAGAAATATGGGCAGTGCTGCAGCCGTAGACATTATGTCTCACACACTGGGGGCGCTGTAGGGGCCAGTAGCGTCCTGCTGGTGTTACCCAGAGAGAGCGGACACATCTCCAGTCAGACGCGGATTCCTCCGCAGGGGGTGGTGGTGACCATCATCACAAACATGCAGTCAGTGGGGCTCAACAACACGGCCCTGAAGATCGCACAGGAATTCGACAAGGCAAGGGATGATGAAATTTCTTAA
- the lactb gene encoding serine beta-lactamase-like protein LACTB, mitochondrial isoform X2 produces the protein MSRLLCLSRGLICTCKYSVPKSEPFVSLLTSRVKFRDQLLKRLVSTGRGPVSTSYNNRHPVLWLFGIGTGFVLALGLKYRDSASEHCECNVGKTHRPQSAFKYTAAIETSRDLLQRIKDEVGAPGMVIGVSVDGSHVWYEGVGYSDLENRVHCGPDTVMRIASISKPLTAAAVARLWEDGKIDLDAPVQKYVPEFPQKQYEGQNVTITPRMLLSHLSGIRHYEKDGNKVREDKEKAKRLLKPTEKKEEKGSEENKEKPKSQDISAKSKEAKGGRKKKEFEQEEYYLKDSFENVIQALDLFKDDPLIFKPGTTFLYSTHAYTLLSAVVERVAGQRFLDHMMRMFRELGMLNTVPDENDPIIYNRSRFYRLNKKGRVVNCPYVDNSYKWAGGGFLSTVGDLLLFGNALLYSYQMAELNNTDGLLPGFLRPHTAKAIWAPVDKTEASWDKDGLYAQGWLVVEKQQKYGQCCSRRHYVSHTGGAVGASSVLLVLPRESGHISSQTRIPPQGVVVTIITNMQSVGLNNTALKIAQEFDKARDDEIS, from the exons ATGTCTCGGTTGCTGTGTTTATCACGGGGTCTCATATGCACATGTAAATACAGTGTTCCGAAATCCGAGCCCTTTGTGTCTTTGTTGACATCCAGAGTGAAGTTCAGAGATCAGCTGCTGAAGAGATTGGTTTCAACAGGCAGAGGACCTGTCAGCACATCCTACAACAACCGACACCCGGTCTTATGGCTGTTCGGTATCGGGACGGGTTTTGTTCTGGCCCTAGGGCTGAAATATCGTGATTCTGCGTCTGAACACTGTGAATGTAACGTAGGGAAAACACACAGACCGCAGTCTGCCTTCAAATATACAGCCGCTATAGAAACCAGTAGAGACCTGCTGCAGCGGATAAAG GATGAAGTTGGAGCTCCTGGGATGGTTATCGGAGTCTCTGTGGATGGCAGCCATGTTTGGTATGAAG GAGTTGGCTATTCAGATCTAGAAAACAGAGTGCATTGTGGTCCAGACACAGTGATGAGAATCGCCAGCATCAGTAAACCTCTGACCGCAGCTGCCGTCGCCAGACTCTGGGAGGACGGCAAGATAGATCTAGATGCTCCTGTCCAAAAATACGTCCCAGAGTTCCCACAGAAGCAATATGAAGGACAGAAT GTCACAATAACGCCCAGGATGCTTCTGTCCCACTTGAGTGGCATCCGTCACTATGAAAAAGATGGCAATAAAGTGCGAGAGGACAAGGAGAAAGCCAAGCGCCTTCTGAAGCCCACAGAGAAGAAAGAAGAGAAGGGCTCAGAGGAAAACAAAGAGAAGCCTAAATCGCAGGACATCAGTGCTAAAAGCAAAGAGGCCAAAGGAGGCCGGAAGAAAAAAGAGTTTGAGCAGGAGGAGTATTACCTCAAAGACAGCTTTGAGAACGTCATCCAGGCTCTGGATTTATTCAAAGACGATCCTCTGATTTTTAAACCTG GTACTACGTTCCTGTATTCGACGCATGCCTACACCTTGCTGAGCGCTGTGGTGGAGAGAGTAGCAGGGCAGCGCTTCCTCGACCACATGATGAGGATGTTTCGAGAGCTGGGCATGCTGAACACTGTACCAGATGAAAATGACCCCATCATATACAATCGCTCCAG ATTCTACCGCTTGAATAAAAAGGGTCGTGTTGTGAACTGCCCCTATGTGGACAATTCGTACAAGTGGGCAGGAGGTGGATTTCTGTCCACTGTGGGCGACCTTCTGCTGTTCGGTAACGCGCTGCTCTACAGCTATCAGATGGCTGAACTGAACAACACAGACGGGCTGCTTCCTGGCTTCCTCAGACCCCACACGGCCAAAGCCATATGGGCACCGGTGGACAAAACGGAGGCGTCGTGGGACAAAGACGGACTGTACGCCCAGGGCTGGCTGGTGGTGGAGAAACAGCAGAAATATGGGCAGTGCTGCAGCCGTAGACATTATGTCTCACACACTGGGGGCGCTGTAGGGGCCAGTAGCGTCCTGCTGGTGTTACCCAGAGAGAGCGGACACATCTCCAGTCAGACGCGGATTCCTCCGCAGGGGGTGGTGGTGACCATCATCACAAACATGCAGTCAGTGGGGCTCAACAACACGGCCCTGAAGATCGCACAGGAATTCGACAAGGCAAGGGATGATGAAATTTCTTAA